The following are from one region of the Isoalcanivorax indicus genome:
- a CDS encoding DUF2970 domain-containing protein, translating to MNEHRQEHDQEEQDKPNVFQVIWSVLAALFGVQSGRNRERDFRQGKASDYIIVYVFLVVALVVGMILTVNIVLSGT from the coding sequence ATGAACGAGCATCGGCAGGAGCACGATCAGGAGGAACAGGACAAACCGAACGTCTTCCAGGTCATCTGGAGTGTTCTGGCGGCGCTGTTCGGCGTACAGAGCGGTCGTAACCGCGAGCGCGACTTCCGCCAGGGCAAGGCCAGCGACTATATCATTGTCTATGTGTTCCTGGTGGTCGCGCTGGTGGTGGGCATGATCCTGACCGTGAATATCGTGCTTTCAGGCACCTGA
- a CDS encoding MATE family efflux transporter produces MLDAVRSRRILALALPIMGAMASQSLLNLVDAAMVGSLGGEALAAVGLGGYANFMAISLVLGLGAGVQAMVARRKGEGDPTVYAVPLNAGLLIGMALSVPILLFFWQFSADLMAVLAADDAVQALAEPYLLARICGVFAVAMNFSYRGYWNGINRSGVYLRTLVSVHVLNVIISYGLIFGAFGLPELGSTGAGIGTTLALYFGSLLYFIQTWREGRVHGFMVARPARTTLLNILRVAAPQSVQQLLFSAGLVVLFWIIGRIGTQEVAVAHVLITLVLFLILPAIGLGLSATSLVGQALGRREPEDAYRWGWDVTRLAMILLFLMALPMWLVPDLILGIFLREPELVELGRLPLMITGLAICLDGIAIVFTQALLGAGAARSVMLVTLCVQWCFFLPLAYIIGPVLGGGLLGVWILQAGQRLVTSLLLGRLWMRRQWVDIRL; encoded by the coding sequence ATGCTCGACGCTGTACGCAGCCGCCGCATCCTTGCCCTTGCCCTGCCCATCATGGGCGCCATGGCCAGCCAGAGTCTGCTGAATCTGGTGGACGCCGCCATGGTCGGCAGCCTGGGCGGTGAAGCCCTGGCCGCTGTCGGCCTGGGCGGCTATGCGAACTTCATGGCCATCAGCCTGGTGCTGGGTCTCGGTGCAGGTGTCCAGGCCATGGTGGCGCGGCGCAAGGGTGAAGGCGATCCGACAGTCTATGCGGTGCCGCTGAATGCCGGGCTGCTGATCGGGATGGCGCTGTCGGTGCCTATCCTGCTGTTCTTCTGGCAATTTTCCGCTGACCTGATGGCGGTGCTGGCGGCCGATGATGCCGTGCAGGCGCTGGCCGAGCCCTATCTGCTGGCGCGGATCTGCGGGGTGTTTGCGGTGGCGATGAACTTCAGTTACCGCGGCTACTGGAACGGCATCAACCGATCCGGGGTTTACCTGCGCACGCTGGTCTCCGTGCATGTGCTGAACGTGATTATCAGCTATGGCCTGATCTTCGGCGCTTTCGGGCTGCCTGAGCTGGGCAGCACCGGGGCGGGCATCGGGACCACCCTGGCGTTGTATTTCGGCAGCCTGCTGTATTTCATCCAGACCTGGCGCGAAGGCCGGGTGCACGGCTTCATGGTGGCGCGGCCGGCGCGCACGACCCTGCTCAATATCTTGCGGGTCGCCGCGCCGCAGTCGGTGCAGCAGCTGCTGTTTTCGGCCGGGCTGGTAGTGTTGTTCTGGATCATCGGGCGCATTGGCACCCAGGAAGTGGCGGTAGCCCATGTGCTGATCACGCTGGTGCTGTTTCTGATCCTGCCGGCCATCGGGCTGGGGCTGTCGGCCACCTCGCTGGTCGGCCAGGCGCTGGGGCGGCGTGAGCCGGAGGATGCCTACCGCTGGGGCTGGGACGTCACGCGGCTGGCCATGATCCTGCTGTTCCTGATGGCATTGCCCATGTGGCTGGTGCCGGATCTGATACTGGGCATCTTCCTGCGCGAGCCCGAGCTGGTGGAGTTGGGCCGCCTGCCGCTGATGATCACCGGGCTGGCGATCTGCCTGGATGGCATTGCCATCGTCTTTACCCAGGCGCTGCTGGGCGCCGGGGCAGCGCGCTCGGTGATGCTGGTCACGCTGTGCGTACAGTGGTGTTTCTTTTTGCCGCTGGCCTATATCATCGGGCCCGTGCTGGGCGGTGGCTTGCTGGGCGTCTGGATCCTGCAGGCCGGGCAGCGGCTGGTCACATCGCTCTTGCTGGGGCGTCTGTGGATGCGCCGCCAGTGGGTCGACATCCGGCTATAA
- the nfuA gene encoding Fe-S biogenesis protein NfuA, giving the protein MPARPVETSVTDSLITVTPNAQEYLRDLLDKQSSPGMGVRIFVERPGTPHAECCMAYCPEGEQEEGDVRYDYEGFHAWLDGKSLRYLEDAVIDYKKDSMGGQLTFRAPKSRVPELSADATLEERINYVLYSEINPGLASHGGNVQLLELTEENVAVLEFGGGCQGCSAVDMTLRDGVERTLKERIPELAAVRDKTDHTVTENAYYK; this is encoded by the coding sequence ATGCCGGCGCGACCAGTGGAGACGTCTGTGACCGATAGCCTCATCACCGTGACCCCCAACGCTCAGGAATACCTCCGTGACCTGCTGGACAAGCAGAGTTCGCCGGGGATGGGTGTGCGCATCTTTGTCGAGCGCCCGGGCACGCCCCATGCGGAGTGCTGCATGGCGTATTGCCCCGAGGGCGAGCAGGAAGAGGGCGATGTGCGTTACGACTACGAGGGCTTCCACGCCTGGCTGGACGGCAAGAGCCTGCGTTACCTGGAAGATGCGGTCATCGACTACAAGAAGGACTCCATGGGCGGGCAGCTGACCTTCCGCGCACCGAAATCACGGGTGCCGGAGCTGAGCGCCGATGCGACGCTGGAGGAGCGCATCAACTACGTGCTCTATTCCGAGATCAACCCGGGGCTGGCGTCGCACGGTGGCAATGTGCAGCTGCTCGAGCTGACCGAGGAAAATGTGGCGGTGCTGGAGTTCGGTGGGGGTTGCCAGGGCTGCTCAGCCGTGGACATGACCTTGCGTGATGGCGTGGAGCGCACGCTGAAAGAGCGCATTCCCGAGCTGGCCGCTGTTCGTGACAAGACCGATCATACGGTGACGGAGAATGCCTACTACAAGTAG
- a CDS encoding M48 family metalloprotease — protein sequence MKRDRYTLIRDASPEGLEKNVASGGFSRRQMLWLMALASGGVVTGCAVNPVTGQRQFMMMSPAEEKALDQQHSPHQLSADYGVVQDAALRNYVSGVGRPVGAASHRPDMPYSYNALNANYVNAYAFPGGTIGITRGILLEMESEAELAALIGHEVAHVSARHTAQRMSKSTVTGLVVAGVGAVLATQVDDTRAALALGLGGIAAGALLARYSRSDERQADNLGLEYMTSAGYNPQGMVDLMDMLRSMNSRQPSMLEQMFSSHPMSDERYQTTRRAAENEYARYRNAPMHRERYMDNTAALRRLQPAIRLQQQAETAAGQKNFAEAERLLNDSLRQAPRDYTGLVLMAKVLMVQDKHNQAKPFLDRAIEVYPQEAQAQHLAGVVALEQGQAQTALTRFQTYERLLPGNPNTQFFMGLSHEGLGQQQQANEAYERYLRAGGTGESANFARQRLSGS from the coding sequence ATGAAACGTGATCGCTATACCCTGATTCGGGACGCCTCGCCGGAAGGTCTTGAGAAAAACGTGGCCAGTGGCGGCTTCAGCCGCCGGCAGATGCTGTGGCTGATGGCCCTTGCCAGTGGCGGCGTCGTCACCGGCTGCGCCGTCAACCCGGTGACCGGCCAGCGCCAGTTCATGATGATGAGCCCCGCCGAGGAAAAGGCGCTCGACCAGCAGCACTCCCCGCACCAGCTCTCCGCCGACTACGGTGTCGTCCAGGACGCGGCGCTGCGCAACTACGTCAGTGGCGTGGGCCGCCCTGTCGGCGCGGCCTCTCATCGCCCGGACATGCCCTACAGCTACAATGCCCTGAACGCCAACTACGTGAATGCCTATGCCTTCCCCGGCGGCACCATCGGCATCACCCGCGGCATCCTGCTGGAAATGGAAAGCGAAGCGGAACTCGCCGCCCTGATCGGCCATGAGGTGGCCCATGTCAGCGCTCGCCACACCGCCCAGCGGATGTCCAAGTCCACCGTCACGGGGCTGGTGGTCGCTGGTGTCGGCGCCGTACTGGCCACCCAGGTAGACGATACCCGCGCCGCCCTGGCACTGGGGCTTGGCGGCATCGCCGCGGGCGCCCTGCTGGCTCGCTACAGCCGCAGCGACGAGCGCCAGGCCGACAACCTGGGCCTGGAATACATGACCTCAGCGGGCTACAACCCGCAGGGCATGGTCGACCTGATGGACATGCTGCGCTCGATGAACAGCCGCCAGCCGTCCATGCTGGAGCAGATGTTCTCGTCCCATCCGATGAGCGATGAGCGTTACCAGACCACAAGGCGCGCGGCCGAAAACGAGTACGCCCGCTACCGCAACGCCCCCATGCACCGCGAACGCTACATGGACAACACAGCGGCCCTGCGCCGCCTGCAACCGGCCATCCGCTTGCAGCAGCAGGCGGAAACCGCCGCCGGGCAGAAGAACTTCGCCGAAGCGGAACGCCTGCTCAATGACTCACTGCGCCAGGCACCCCGGGACTACACCGGGCTGGTGCTGATGGCCAAGGTGCTGATGGTGCAGGACAAGCACAACCAGGCGAAGCCGTTCCTGGATCGCGCCATTGAGGTCTATCCGCAGGAAGCCCAGGCGCAGCATCTGGCCGGGGTCGTCGCGCTGGAGCAGGGCCAGGCACAAACCGCGCTGACGCGCTTCCAGACCTACGAGCGCCTGCTGCCAGGCAACCCGAACACGCAGTTCTTCATGGGGCTGAGTCATGAGGGGCTGGGCCAGCAACAGCAGGCCAACGAAGCCTACGAGCGCTACCTGCGCGCGGGCGGCACCGGAGAGTCGGCCAACTTTGCGCGGCAGCGGTTGAGTGGGTCCTGA
- a CDS encoding ABC1 kinase family protein gives MSILDTGKDFRRANALAGILLKYGFGDMIRRLGLAAPMEQAGKLVRQSIDRELLTMPPAERLRRALEEMGPTFVKLGQILATRVDMFPRDWIDEFEKLQDNAPALPYDTLVPLIERALGKPADKVFRDIDPNPLGVASIGQVHRATTLRGEAVVLKIQKPGIRDKIDSDLRLLRHLARLAVDNSAELRRYRPLELVREFERSLARELDFTIEARNADRIRKNLRKLEWVKVPRVYWAWTSPTLSVQELIEGIPARRLDKLDEAGADRPLIARRGAEAAWKMALEDGFFHADPHPGNFLIMPGNRIGMLDYGMVGKLSHARREQMVQIMKSVVMQEADGCAAVLASWSDGQPVKYEALVADVEDVISMYYGVPLADLDVTALLADITGMLRNHNLVLPSDIALLIKAIITLEGFGRLIHPQFDVMSEAEPLIKRMIRARYSPTRLARSLGLKALDAVDRIYAPPAPAGTPKSEGTGIDPRHLERLVARLERSQYRQVQTLLTASGVLCGSLLLGHRVAPVLWDISLPGLLILMSSGVWAAWLLLVARRHLRQWD, from the coding sequence GTGAGCATTCTCGATACTGGCAAGGATTTCCGGCGCGCCAACGCCCTGGCAGGCATTCTGCTGAAGTACGGGTTCGGCGACATGATCCGGCGTCTCGGCCTGGCCGCGCCGATGGAGCAGGCCGGCAAGCTGGTACGTCAGAGCATCGACCGGGAACTGCTGACCATGCCCCCGGCCGAGCGACTGCGCCGCGCGCTGGAGGAAATGGGCCCCACCTTCGTCAAACTCGGTCAGATTCTGGCCACCCGCGTGGACATGTTTCCACGCGACTGGATCGATGAATTCGAAAAACTCCAGGACAATGCCCCCGCCCTGCCCTATGACACGCTGGTACCGCTGATCGAGCGTGCCCTCGGCAAACCGGCCGACAAGGTGTTCCGCGACATCGACCCGAACCCGCTGGGCGTAGCTTCCATCGGCCAGGTCCATCGCGCCACCACCCTGCGCGGCGAGGCTGTGGTGCTGAAAATCCAGAAGCCGGGCATTCGCGACAAGATTGATTCCGACCTGCGCCTGCTCAGGCATCTGGCACGCCTGGCCGTGGACAATTCTGCTGAGCTGCGCCGCTATCGCCCGCTGGAACTGGTGCGTGAATTCGAGCGTTCGCTGGCCCGCGAACTGGATTTCACCATCGAAGCCCGCAACGCTGACCGCATCCGCAAGAACCTGCGCAAGCTCGAATGGGTCAAGGTGCCGCGCGTCTACTGGGCCTGGACCTCGCCCACCCTGAGCGTGCAGGAACTGATCGAGGGCATTCCCGCACGCCGCCTCGACAAACTCGACGAAGCCGGTGCAGACCGCCCGCTGATCGCCCGGCGCGGCGCCGAAGCCGCCTGGAAGATGGCGCTGGAAGACGGCTTCTTTCACGCTGATCCACACCCCGGCAACTTCCTGATCATGCCCGGCAACCGCATCGGCATGCTCGACTACGGCATGGTCGGCAAACTGTCACATGCCCGTCGCGAGCAGATGGTACAGATCATGAAATCGGTGGTGATGCAGGAAGCCGACGGCTGCGCCGCCGTGCTCGCCTCCTGGTCCGACGGCCAGCCCGTGAAGTACGAAGCCCTGGTCGCTGACGTCGAAGACGTGATCTCGATGTATTACGGCGTACCGCTGGCCGATCTGGATGTGACCGCCCTGCTCGCGGACATTACCGGCATGCTGCGCAACCATAATCTGGTGCTGCCGTCGGACATCGCCCTGCTGATCAAGGCGATCATCACGCTGGAAGGGTTTGGACGCCTCATTCACCCGCAATTTGATGTGATGAGTGAAGCCGAACCGTTGATCAAGCGCATGATCCGGGCGCGCTACAGCCCCACCCGACTGGCCCGCAGCCTGGGTCTGAAGGCGCTGGATGCGGTCGACCGGATCTACGCCCCGCCCGCGCCCGCCGGCACGCCGAAAAGCGAGGGCACCGGCATCGACCCGCGTCACCTGGAACGTCTGGTGGCGCGGCTGGAACGCTCGCAGTACCGGCAGGTCCAAACCCTGCTGACCGCCAGTGGCGTGCTCTGCGGCAGCCTGCTGCTGGGGCACCGGGTGGCGCCGGTATTATGGGATATTTCGTTGCCCGGCCTGCTGATCCTCATGAGCAGCGGCGTCTGGGCTGCATGGCTGCTGCTGGTGGCGCGTCGCCACTTGCGTCAATGGGACTGA
- the msrA gene encoding peptide-methionine (S)-S-oxide reductase MsrA has translation MFGVGRDKTAMPTPETALPGRDTPLPVTEPHRITGLSLQPPWPEGCEVAIFGMGCFWGAERRFWQLPGVRVTAVGYAAGYTPNPTYEEVCSGRTGHNEVVQVVFDPAEISYQTVLRAFWEGHDPTQGMRQGNDVGTQYRSGIYTCNAAQQAAAEASRQRFQAALDRAGRGTITTEILPAPTFYYAETWHQQYLDRNPGGYCGLGGTGVMLP, from the coding sequence ATGTTCGGAGTGGGTCGAGACAAGACCGCGATGCCAACGCCCGAGACGGCGTTACCTGGCCGTGATACGCCACTGCCGGTAACGGAGCCCCATCGCATTACCGGGTTGTCCTTGCAGCCGCCCTGGCCAGAGGGCTGTGAAGTGGCGATATTCGGCATGGGCTGCTTCTGGGGCGCGGAGCGGCGCTTCTGGCAGTTGCCCGGCGTGCGGGTGACGGCGGTGGGCTATGCCGCCGGTTACACGCCGAACCCGACTTACGAGGAAGTCTGCAGCGGCCGTACCGGGCACAATGAAGTGGTGCAGGTGGTGTTTGATCCGGCAGAGATCAGCTATCAGACCGTGTTGCGTGCGTTCTGGGAAGGGCATGATCCGACCCAGGGCATGCGTCAGGGCAATGATGTGGGGACGCAGTATCGTTCCGGCATCTACACCTGCAATGCGGCGCAACAGGCGGCGGCTGAAGCCAGTCGTCAGCGCTTCCAGGCGGCGCTGGATCGCGCCGGGCGCGGCACGATCACCACGGAAATCCTGCCCGCGCCGACATTCTATTATGCGGAAACCTGGCACCAGCAATATCTGGATCGGAATCCGGGCGGTTACTGCGGCCTGGGCGGTACAGGAGTCATGTTGCCATGA
- a CDS encoding SET domain-containing protein, producing the protein MSKTFVRDDLVTVGSSPVHGKGLFARQDIPAGTVLGVCKTRPARQDGPHVLWLDDGERPVRVTCLLRYINHAVQPNTVYYEDLSVETLRDVSAGEELLHHYGDDWD; encoded by the coding sequence ATGAGCAAGACGTTCGTTCGTGATGATCTGGTTACCGTCGGCTCATCACCGGTGCACGGCAAGGGACTGTTCGCGCGTCAGGACATTCCGGCGGGCACGGTGCTCGGCGTGTGCAAGACACGGCCTGCACGCCAGGATGGGCCTCACGTGCTCTGGCTGGACGATGGCGAGCGGCCGGTACGCGTGACCTGCCTGCTACGCTATATCAATCATGCGGTGCAACCGAATACCGTTTACTACGAAGATCTGTCTGTCGAAACCCTGCGCGACGTCAGTGCCGGGGAAGAGCTGTTGCATCATTACGGTGATGACTGGGACTGA
- a CDS encoding TetR/AcrR family transcriptional regulator, with product MSKPVRPFLGQSAESRVESRRRLLMDQAFALLADDRWRHTSIAALCRDLTLNKRYFYESFSGLDALEDAVVDELTASLLQLGLSSAGKAQQQGLDTDALARQVLGDCLAWLIEDPRRAQVLFAKASDNPRARQQRNRVIAQLARALASFGLAYHHPGHPELAVTDTHEQLAGLAASMLIGGTIESTLRWLDGEIALSLDQFVDDIAHLWVALASATVDMAVAR from the coding sequence ATGTCCAAACCGGTCCGCCCCTTTCTGGGCCAGTCTGCCGAAAGTCGCGTGGAAAGCCGCCGCCGTCTGCTGATGGACCAGGCCTTTGCCCTGCTCGCCGACGACCGCTGGCGGCACACCTCCATCGCTGCGCTGTGCCGCGATCTGACCCTCAACAAGCGCTATTTTTACGAGAGCTTTTCCGGGCTTGATGCGCTGGAAGACGCGGTGGTGGATGAACTGACCGCCAGCCTGCTGCAGTTGGGATTGTCCTCTGCGGGCAAGGCGCAGCAGCAAGGCCTCGATACCGACGCGCTCGCACGGCAGGTACTGGGCGATTGCCTGGCATGGCTGATCGAGGACCCTCGGCGGGCCCAGGTACTGTTCGCCAAGGCCAGCGACAACCCCCGGGCACGCCAGCAGCGCAATCGGGTCATCGCCCAACTGGCCAGGGCCCTGGCCAGCTTCGGCCTGGCCTACCATCACCCCGGCCACCCCGAACTGGCCGTGACCGACACGCACGAGCAACTGGCCGGTCTGGCCGCCTCCATGCTTATCGGTGGCACGATCGAAAGTACGTTACGCTGGCTGGACGGCGAGATCGCCCTGTCGCTGGATCAGTTTGTCGATGACATCGCGCACCTGTGGGTGGCGTTGGCCAGCGCCACTGTGGACATGGCCGTTGCCCGATAA
- a CDS encoding SDR family oxidoreductase, producing the protein MAIELKGAVACVTGAGRGIGAATARALAEKGARVVMGDIDEELVRETARQIGPNATATRLDVADPDSFAAFIDVARAMGPVDLLVNNAGIQRTGDFLEQALEAQLREIHINLGGVITGMRLVLPDMVARQRGHIVNLSSMAGKMTVPGAAVYTASKFGVASLSRAVRAEIADSGVTLTTLLPAAVQTELTAGLNIRGVPKTTPETVAKAILASCRHGHPEVTVPRWVAPIGSLESLLPERLGERIKRAVGARKRITEKNEATRKYQDRVLRS; encoded by the coding sequence ATGGCGATTGAACTGAAAGGCGCCGTGGCCTGCGTCACCGGGGCGGGCCGCGGCATTGGTGCCGCCACCGCGCGGGCCTTGGCGGAAAAAGGCGCCAGGGTCGTGATGGGCGATATAGATGAAGAGCTGGTGCGGGAAACCGCCCGGCAAATCGGCCCGAATGCCACGGCAACCCGGCTGGATGTGGCGGACCCTGATTCGTTCGCCGCGTTTATCGACGTCGCGCGCGCCATGGGGCCGGTGGATCTGCTGGTCAATAATGCCGGCATCCAGCGTACCGGGGATTTTCTCGAGCAAGCGCTGGAGGCGCAGCTGCGCGAAATTCATATCAATCTCGGCGGGGTGATTACCGGCATGCGACTGGTGTTGCCCGACATGGTGGCACGTCAGCGCGGGCATATCGTCAATCTCAGCTCCATGGCGGGCAAGATGACCGTTCCCGGGGCGGCGGTCTACACCGCCAGCAAGTTCGGTGTGGCCAGCCTGTCGCGAGCCGTGCGTGCAGAAATTGCCGACAGTGGCGTCACCCTGACCACGCTGCTGCCCGCGGCGGTACAGACCGAATTGACCGCCGGGCTCAACATTCGAGGTGTACCCAAGACAACGCCCGAGACGGTGGCGAAAGCCATTCTCGCCTCGTGTCGTCATGGCCATCCCGAAGTCACGGTACCGCGCTGGGTGGCGCCCATCGGTTCGCTGGAGTCGCTGTTGCCGGAACGTCTGGGCGAGCGGATAAAGCGCGCCGTCGGCGCACGCAAACGTATTACGGAAAAAAACGAAGCGACCAGAAAGTATCAGGACCGGGTCTTGCGTTCCTAG
- a CDS encoding RluA family pseudouridine synthase, giving the protein MPSSNVDPNDPRAIMEQPYYIVPPCHEPVRTLHRDDSLWVVEKPPLLLSVPGRGPENRDSVTYRLQQEEPDTRVVHRLDLDTSGLMVFAIGIEAQRTLNRAFAERTVDKEYTALVDGLVEDDAGEITLPIAPDWANRPRQRICFERGKSALTRYHVLERDARADCTRLQLLPVTGRSHQLRIHLREIGHAILGCDLYAPPDVLARSPRLLLHASQLAFHHPRTGEWMRFRSPVPF; this is encoded by the coding sequence ATGCCGTCTTCGAACGTTGACCCGAACGATCCGCGGGCGATCATGGAACAGCCTTATTACATCGTGCCGCCCTGCCATGAGCCGGTGCGCACCCTGCATCGTGACGACAGCCTGTGGGTGGTGGAGAAGCCGCCCCTGCTGCTGTCGGTGCCCGGTCGTGGCCCGGAAAACCGGGATTCGGTGACGTATCGCCTGCAACAGGAAGAACCGGACACGCGCGTGGTGCACCGGCTGGATCTGGACACCTCCGGCCTGATGGTTTTTGCCATCGGTATCGAGGCCCAACGCACCCTCAACCGCGCCTTTGCCGAACGCACGGTGGACAAGGAATACACCGCCCTGGTCGATGGCCTGGTGGAGGACGACGCCGGCGAAATCACCCTGCCGATCGCGCCGGACTGGGCCAACCGGCCCCGGCAGCGTATCTGTTTCGAACGCGGCAAATCCGCGCTGACCCGCTACCACGTACTGGAACGTGACGCCCGGGCGGATTGCACCCGCCTGCAATTATTGCCCGTCACGGGCCGCTCCCATCAACTGCGCATTCACCTCCGGGAAATCGGCCACGCGATCCTGGGCTGCGATCTGTACGCCCCCCCGGACGTGCTGGCACGCAGCCCCCGTTTGCTGCTGCACGCCAGCCAGTTGGCATTCCACCACCCGCGCACGGGTGAATGGATGCGCTTCCGCAGTCCTGTACCCTTCTAG